In the Desulfobacteraceae bacterium genome, CGACAGCGTCTTTGCCGCCAAAGCACGCCAGGAGGCCGGGATCCTTCGGCAGCGTTACGGCTCCTGAAACCCCGGCGGCGTTTTTCCGATCCACGACCCGCTTATTGCAGCTGCGACCTCCGCCCCCCGGGGAAGAAGGACAAAAAATCAAGGCGCGAGATTGGGCCGGATTTCTGGTGGTGGGCCGCATGAGACCAATGGCCCTGGGAGCGGCATCCACTGACGCAGCCCTTGGAACGCAAGCGGCGCCGCTCATCCCAAACACAACGCCCCGGTGACCGTCGGTCACCGGGGCGTTGTGGGTCCTCAAAAGTCAGGTTTTAGCGCTGGGCCAAGCGGACGATTTTCGGGGATATGAAAATCAGGAGCTCCTCTTTGCGACTCTCTTCGAAATCTGAGCTGAAAAGCCACTCCAGCATCGGAATCTTGTTCAGATAGGGAATGCCTTGCTGGGAATTGCGACTGGTATCCTTGTTGACCCCCCCGATGACCACCGTCTCGCCGTCGTTGACCAGCATTTCGGTGACGGCCTCCTTGGTGTCCAGAAACGGCA is a window encoding:
- a CDS encoding type II and III secretion system protein, whose translation is PFLDTKEAVTEMLVNDGETVVIGGVNKDTSRNSQQGIPYLNKIPMLEWLFSSDFEESRKEELLIFISPKIVRLAQR